A segment of the Serinus canaria isolate serCan28SL12 unplaced genomic scaffold, serCan2020 HiC_scaffold_287, whole genome shotgun sequence genome:
AGCTGCTGTGCCTCCAAACGCTGCCTTTCTGGCTCCTGGTGAGGGGAGGAAGACACTTCCACGTGAAGTTCCAGCCAAGCTGCCTCAAAAAATCACTGGAAGGCTCATGCCTCACACCACCCCCCACCTGAAAAGTGCACATCAGTAGTTACTTTGTGCCCTCCAGCAATGCAGTCCTAAGCAGAAATTCAGAAGGAGGATCAGCAGGTGGGAGAAAAGGAGATGCCACCTTGCTTTCCTGCTCTGATGGCTGCCTGTTTCCTGGCCCCTCTCTCCTCAGGATTTCTACTTGCTCTCAGAGGCTCTGGTCTCAGTGCTGAAGTGGTCTTATCATAACCTCTGCTTCCTGCATTACCTTGCTGCAGGGATGACAGCAATCAGCCTGTCAGAAGAGGCCTAAGAGAGGCTCCGCTGATTGGAGAAACGGATGCTGcccaaagggaaaaggaaacaaaacaacccaaattAAAAGAGACATAGGAAAAAGGAACCATTCTTTTCCAAACTGAGTTCCTAACAGGGTCACGCTGGATTCATCTGGCTCCCAGAAATACACAGACATCGGACTGAGGGCACCATCAGCCCATCTGCCTTCATGTCCAAGATGCTGCTATTGCAGGAAACATGGCCCCGAACTGCACTAGTCCATTCCTCAAAGTGTCCTCACTTGCTGGGATTTTTGTCCGGATATCACTGTGGGATTGCTGCTTGCTGTCCAAAGGTTTTGTTCCTTTCAGGAAAGTCAACAGACTTATTCTTGTACTCCTCTTTGCTATTTGAGACATGGGCTATATGGGTGTCCAAGAGAGATGTGGGGCATAAGACATTCCCCAAGACACTCCCAAGAGCTCTGAAAAATATTGATCCCACGTGTTGCTCTCAGGACGATTGGACATGCAGGTTTTCAGGAGCAAGCCAGGAGCAAGGACACAAGCAGCAGGGCGCAGATGTGCTCAGGTCTGGCTTGCAGGAAGAGCGGTGTCTGCCTCAGCATGCCCCTCCTTCCTGCGCTGGCTGGAATCTTCCatcacagcaggcacagccaagGAAGGAGCCTGATCACCAGCTCCTTGTCTGCCACAAAACCTGGTAGCAAAGCCACAGCCATTCTCATCGTCTTGACCTGGCCAGGCAGCACATGGGTACATGGGGCTGGCACAAATCCTGCACAGCTGTCCCCGTTTGGCTGGCAGAAACCTCTACGAGTGGGCCAGGAGGGACAAGCTGGGTGCCCACGGATGCCCCCAGTGAGCTCCTGCTAAGTCCCCATTTTTCCACAGACCAATCTAAAACCTTGGCAGGGAATGCTTTCATTGGGTTCCTCAAGCCCCTGTCCCCGGCATTGCAGAACTTCAGTTCCTTTGCTACCAGGTAAACCTGAATGCATCAGCCGAGAGCAAAAGAGGGCCACAGAAATGACCAGAAGGTAGGAGCTCTCCTCTCAAGAACAGCAGTGAGAGTTGTgcttgtttagcctggagaagagcaagCCCAAAGGAGACCTTTCAATAATTGTAGGGGCTTctaagaaagatggggacatATCTTGTAGCAGGGCCAGCTGTAagaggacaaggggcaatgCTTTTAACCTAAAACCCCCTCATTTCTGATTGGCTCTAAGGAAGAACCTGTATACCAGGAGAGTTCTAGAAGAGTGCtactggcacaggctgcccagagagctgggaggagccCCAAGCCCGGCAGCATTCAAGGTCCActtggatgggactctgagcaacctgatctactTGGAGATGTCCTTGCTGGTGGTTGGGCTTTTGGACTAGGTGACATTCACTGATCCCCTCTAACCTCAAGCAGTCTTGGATCCTACTtggttttcctttgaaaagcacCCAGAGTGAAGGTTACTCTCTGGGCGGGGGCCCATCTGATTCCCTGAAGTGTGGCCAGGGAGCAAACAGGAACAGCTGCTTGTCCTGCAGCCTCTTTGCCTTGTACCTGCAGAAGTTCCTTGGCAGAGCCTCGCCTGTCCGCATCcatctgcaggcagcagcccagaAATTCACACAAGCCAGGGGGTAGCATGAACTTGTGCAGATTTGGCACCCCTTGCTTGGCGATCAGGTAGTTAGCCTGAAGCAAAAGGAAACATGAGACTCTACGTGATTCTTCCATATCCTTCAGGGCTCACCTAGACCCCATCTTTTCAGCCCCAGTCTGCAGTGGCAAGTTCTTGCCTTAGCAGACGGTTAGAGATGAGCCTTCTCtcccaaaggaagaaaagtccCAGGGCAGCCGCAGCTATTCCAAGCTGCAGCAGGTCTTGCCTTGACAGCTGATGTGAGCCCCAGGGAAATTTTTAGAATTGGGCTCTGGTGGAAGCCACTTCAAGATGTGGGAATGGGATTTTGTCTAATGGACAGGGACCAGAAGGACACAGCTATCGGAACCTATTTGCACCTTACCCTGTCACTGGTTTCCCGAACATAAGGAGCCTCTCCTTTGGCCATTTCTATTCCCACGATGCCAAGGGACCAGGTGTCCACTTTGGGGCCGTATGGCTCTCTTCTCATCACCTCGGGTGCCATCCAGCAGGGGGTCCCGACCATCGACCTCCGTTTACTCTGCtttgggctgagcagagcacagaggccAAAATcagctgaggagaaaaacaaacactgctTCAAGTAGGGAACCAAGGAAAAGGCTTCCTCACTCTCAGTCCCAAAATGCAGTGCTGAATGGAACTGGAAACGCAGCTGGGCTCTCCTTCCTCAGGGCTGCGGCCAAGGACATGGGCAATCATCCACTTAACATCCCGTCCACCATTTCCACAGTGGCTTATCCTCATTCCCCTGAGTTTCTACACTGTAACTCCCTCCCTTAGGAAGGAACACACACAAACCAAAGTTACTCTTGACACCTTGTTGCTCTCTAGAGCACTCAGCACCTTACAGCTGCACCCTGGCCTGGCAGAGTGCTCCCTGCCCTCTCACCAGCACCACTGCTGGCACCCGGCAGCCACTCCCAAGCAGCCCCACAGCGCCTCCCCGGAGCGCTGTGCCTGACCGGGAATACCCACCCAACTTGACGGAGCCATCCCGGCCCAGAAGGATGTTGTCACTTTTGATGTCTCTGTGGATCACCTGGTTGGCATGAAGGAAAGCCAGGCCTTGCAGGCACTACGAGAGAAGAAAGAAACGGGAGGACAAAAGTTACCCTGATCTGATCACATCACTCACAAAAGGAGGCTGCTTCTGAATATTCCCAGATTTTAAAGGAGCAGTAGTGCTGGCAAGAGGAAGAGCTTGCTGCTGCAACACTAGGAGAGCAGGATCTTTTCAAAGGAGGCATGTAAGCTTTTGAGGGGGAAACATCAGTCCTTGCTTGAGACTGTCCCCTGCAAAGCCAGTCGGAATGACCGCTGCTGCAGCGGATGTGCTCTCTCCGCCTGGAGGAATGGttttcaaaaggagaaaaagtccCTGCCTTTGGTACCAAGGGGATCACTCTTGGGTGGGAGACTGCAGGACAGGGCTTATATGGTTGCCTTAAGAGAAGACTTGGACCTAGCTCATTtgtcagtgctcagcagcaaGCACGATGGTGGGTGCCATGCCATCTCTGGAGACCTGTGACAGATGAGTCTCTCTTTGGCTTTGCCACTGGTTTAAAACTCGCACACCAGCACCTTTTTGCTTACAGGCAAAGGAGGCAATGCAGAAAGGTTCTGGGCAAAGTCTTGGAGAGGCACAGGGCAGAACagaaattgaaaatgaaaaacagagacaGGGAGTTCAACAACAGTAGATAAGACTAAAGAACAGACTACAGtaagggcagggacacctgaaGGCAGTTCAGTGCAGATGCTCCTTCTTCTCTCAAGCGTCAGAGCAACCCAGAAAGAAAGCTCTGAACATGGAATCTCTGCCTTGGCATGCTTTCCAAGGACAAGCCCATCCAAGCCTTCCCAATCAAAGTGGCACCCCTTACCTCCTGACACACTGTTGCTATGTGTCCTACAGCCATCCTTCTCATGCTGACCACATCAGCTAAGGAGCCTCCATCCATATattccagcaccagcaggacaGCCTCATTGACAAGGTAGCTGCAAGATGAAAGCAACAGCGTGGAGCTGAATGTGCACAGCTAAACTGCCGTATGGAAGAAAGACTACAGCTGAGTTTTGTTTCCAGGTCACTGGTAAATGAAGACAGAATCAAATGGAGACACACTCCAGGCACTACCCAGTGCCTGCCAACTCTGCTGCCTCAACCAGGAAGGCACATCCACGGAAAAAGAGGAGGGCTTAGGTGGCAAGCAGGGGAAAAAGGCAGTTTTGTGAGGGCAAAGATAAATCTGGAAGCGGACACATCCCAGTAGCTGCTTCATCATCTTCATACACAAATTGCACCATGAACTCCAGCAGCAAGGAGACACAGTTTTCACACCTTTTACTCAGGGCAGGTGGGTGTGCAGCACTGCCATCACCCTTTGGAAAACCTTGCAGAAAGAACAgtcagaaagaggaaaaactatTGGCAACCTCGCAAGTGACTCCCATGCTAGTCTTTTGGTATGCAAGGCAATGGAAAATAGCGGGAACAGCACAAGGGAAATCATCTCTGGGAGCCTTTCAAAGCACTTCTCCTCCAACACTTGGAAAAAATCACGTCCCAAAAGAGCAAAACAGCATGCAGCCAGTGAACATACAGGCTGCTGGCTTAGTAAGAGAGACAGGTTTCTGAAATCAATCTTCAAACTCTTTATGCCAGGAACCATTCATGGGGACAAAATGAAATCTCCTTCCATGTCTCCTACAGGAGTGGATTGATGTTAATTGAAAGATCCATTTTCTGCCAGAACTACTTACCTTTCAAAGTAGGTGACAATATTGGGGTTCTTACTTTCACGCAAGACCAGGATTTCCATTAACACTTCCTCACAGCCCTGGTGCTGGAGATTAAGTTTCTTTATGGCCACCTACGATGACATTGAAAGCCCTTAGGGACAGACATCACCAGGGCCTCTTTCTCTGTGCACTCACGGGCCTGGATGCCTTGTCGCCTCAGTCAAAAGGGAGTCTAAACCACCAAGCACTAAGCACTAACAGCACTCTCTGCACCCCCAGACTTCTCAAATAGATTTTGTTTAGCACTACCATTATCACTTATACACGTTTTGTAACCCAAAAGGAATTTCAGTTTTGTGAGGACAAACTGAAACCACTGGAGATACGTTATCATTTCTAGGGGCTTTGACCAGAGTTTCAGAGACAGCTGCCATTTTGATCAGGTGACGGGGAAATGCTGTCCAAAACAGAACTCCAAAGCGACTGAAAGTAAAGTTACAATCCTAGCACATCCTAACTTCTTCAGTTTGGGTTTTGCAACTCTGAAGAACAGTCTTGAACATGGCTTAGACTTGGAATTATTTAATGggtttaaaaatgaattatccTTTCTGTGGTACACTGTGGATGCGCCCCAGGTTATAAGCACAGGGCTTAAGGCTCTAAGACGCCTCCAGGACCTCCCTCGCTCCAAGTGCTCAACACTGCAAGTAGATAAGGAACTACCAGGAAGATGGAGTTGTATTTGCTCAGAGCCAAACACCAGAATTCAGGACTCTGAACTTTTAGcctcaaagagcagcaggactcTCCAAGATACCTGCATGTCAGTTCAGTACAGATCTCCATAGTGGAATGTCACTGACACAGGATCAGCCCAAGGCTGGATTATTTAAGTCTCTTCATCAACTTCTTCTCATTGatctgtttgtttgtgtggGTGTCGGTGTTATGTGAACTAGGTTCCCTAGGACTAAAAGGCAAAACTGTGCCCCACACAAGATCTCTCCTTCTTTAGGTCTTGCATTATATTTTTCAACTGAACCACATGATGGAAAAACAAATATCTGTATCTGATCTTGGGCTTAAGAGGAATTGGGCCAGAATGACAGCTCTTGCCATCAGCTAATGTATGCAGATTTATCCAGGAAGTCCAAGCTAGGGTGTCCTTCTCTGAAAGACACCACTGCCATGCTTGCATCCATTCAGGTAGGTAGGAAGGACAAAGTCTGTCCAAAATGCATTCTGCAGCCAGCCTCTAGACAGGCTGCTTCTGCGGGACAGCCTTTGCAGCAAAGACAGGCGGCCCAATGCTCTGGCCACAGATCACATGCCAAGGGAAAGCACTCAAGAGCTGCAAAATCTGCATGGGCACTTACCGCTTGTCCTGTGGCAGCGTTGAAGGCCTTATAAACAGTGCCAAAACCCCTAGAAACAGAGCAGTGGCAAGAACAGAGAAGTTGTTCAGTGCTGAGAAGCAAaaggcagcccaggcaggagctctctgctgcctgcagtgcctctAAATCACCaggatttttctgctcttcagcCAAGggcccagcagcccagcagccctctgccctgcagagtgTCCAAGAGAAAAACTGGGtccaacaggaagaaaaagggcTGCTACAAATCTCAAATGCACACACTAGATGATGCATGTGGGCTGTTCTTTGCCTTTGCTTcttgtgtctgtgcctgtggcGTGCCTTTCCAGGCAATGAGACACACAGTCCTGCTGGGCCTTCTCACCGCTCTCTTTTGATCCTACCTGCCCAACTCAGGCAATGCCACAgagcctttccttttttcctggcCACTGAATATGGTTTCCAGCACAATACAACTAAGAAATTCTACTGAGAGCTGTTATCTGACAGCTCTCAAGTGGGAAGCTGCTCTCTCACgtttttcttccttcatgaGTCTGGCCATATTACTTTGAATCATACAAAAGCATGCATCCTGGGAAAACAGGCAACCTGGTGTTACATCTTGGAGGAACAGGAGAGCTTCCAGGTCCTGCTCCTTGAGGCAGCCAAGACATTGTCACCATCCAGTTATCTTTGATGACGCCTTGTACTTCCTCCGTACGGAGAGAGGAACTATCTGGAGCCAAGGCCTGAAGGTACTTGCAGCTTGCCTTACTTCACATGTGATGTTGCACCACCAAAATTCCTGGCCCGTGGTTCTGCAGAAGTAAGCGTGGCTGCACTCACCCACTGCCAACACGTTTCCACCTGGTGTACTTCTTCTCCGGATCTCCCACACTCACCACACGccctgaaagaaacaaaatgcaagaAGCAAACTTCAAAACAGAGACCCTGACTTCTAGGAGATCTGCAACCCAGCTCCACTctctggggctctgagcaatttATGGTCGCTtggctctgtgtgctgagcTCTCTGTCGTGAGTGGTGTGTGTGGACTTGACTGCCTTCCTGAATGCTTACCCAAGTGgcttttccagaggaaatgcCTTTTGGGAAATAGGTAGCAGCAACCAGCATCTAAACCCCCTCACTGCTACAGTTGACCCCACTCAAGACAGAACATGATTGTCTTTGAATTCAGACCCACGGAGGAGTTGATCAATCCACCTTTTGTCCCAGCAGCTGATGGCAGACACTGAGTCAACTGGGCCCCATGTTCTGAAGAACGTGACCCCATATTCTCTGACAGCACTGCACTGGCAGCTCTTCCTAGTTGTAAGAAGCAACTCAGTTTTACTGCAGAGTCACTAAGGCCTTGGTGTGATTTCCTAGAGTGCAGGAATCTGTGCAGGGATTGAGGCCAATGCTCAGTATTCCAAGAATATTTACCAGCTGGGCACTAGCAGTGACAAAGTGCCTGCTACTGGAGGAACAtgcagcagagaggctgcaggctTCCTCCTGAGAATTGCCTGCAGAGCACTTTTATCTGACCATGCCACACAGATGTGTCTCTCGGATGCATCTTCCTAAGCACAGAACTAAAACATCCAACAGAGATTGTAACAAAAGTGtcctggttttcttcttttggggCACTTTAAAAACAACTCTTCCTCTCTGATACCTTGAGATTGATCTAAGACTGTAACTTTTTAACTTGTAGCGTGTACTGAAAAAGCCCTCTTCCTCTTTTATTGCTGCTGTCTCCTGATGTTCTTTTCCAGGAGTTCAGGTAACCAAAATGTAGAATTCATATCAAATCAAGCCGTAGAAGAAATAGTAGAAGAACTGACAGTGATAAAAACAACACCAATATTAAACCAGCCACACAGCCAATCAATGTCTTTGAAGTATTTTGTCTCCAATGAGTAGTGACAAGTCAGGAGTCTAAAGGGAATCTAGGAAGCCAACTCTTCCAATCAGTTTAGCCAGACTAGCACACACACCTTGCCTGAGTCATTGGCTAGGTCTCAGCCTACTGCTGCTCACAAAACAatccctgctttcctctttACTGCAAAGGGAAGCTCAGGCAAAGCCCACCCACTCACAGCTTTTGCCTCTAAGGCAAAAGAAATGCCCCAAAGTGTTCTCTGGCTGCCCCCAAGCACAACACTGGCTTGTGTAGGGAGTCCAAAATGTCTGTCTGACACCAGAGTGAGGAGGAACATGTGCTACAGCTCATGCTGAGGCTCACGCACTATAATACACTGCTCGATTGCACAAGAAATCCCCAGGACGTACTCAGCAGCTTCAGGAactgcttctctctctcctggctcGAGCGGGGCGAACTGCTCATGCTCCGGTTTTCAGGCTGCGGAGAGGAGGCTACTTCCGAGGATgcggctgcagcagcagctttgatgGCAGATCCTGCTTCCATCTGGGACAAGAAATTTTGGTTGTGTCAGAAAGGTTCCTGGCAGAGATGCCCCAGACACAGCATTTCAAAGGCAAGCCCTTAGGAACAACACTGGTGTTAGGCTGCAAGCTGAGCTGTCAAGTCTTCCTCCTCAAGTCCAACCCAAACAGCAGTCAGAGACTACAGCTTGTCACAGCCAGCCATAGTAGAGactgagaaagggaaagaacaaCTGCACATTTCACCCCTTTCTGAGGACTGCATTcaccatggacagggacaaATGGTTCAGAAACTGTGTGGGTCCTCATGCTCACTTGAACAAACCTCTCAAAAAACAAAGTGAGCTCCAAGAGGCCAGCAGAAATACATTCACAGGATTGCTGGCCCAGCGGCCAAAGCAcaagccctgctgcccagggcagcagctgagacTCACTGGCCCAGGAAGTGTCCTTCTGACCAGCTGCCATGGAGACCTCAGAGTGTGGCAGCCTGAGACATTGCCCCCAtccacctgctgctctgcagggcaaaGGCAACAAGGGCAGAGACCACTCGTTGCGTGactgcagtgcctcctgctctTTTACTCACCTGCTTTTGTTCAGCCAGCCTGTACTGCAGCAGGACCTTGCGCATCCTTTCCATCTCTTCTTGCTGCCTCTTCTCCATTGCCTTCATCTTCCTCTGAGCTTCCTGCAGTTCTGCCTGCAGCTTGTCCTTGATATTTGGTCAAGAGAAATCTTACTGGCACCTGCCATCACGCTCAGATTCCCTCTTTTCAAGGCTCAAAAGCACTTCTATTCCTCTACTCCCTTCTGCTTTCCTACCCAGCTCTAACCCTTCCATCCTAGCTGTTCCTCCTGGTGCTCAGCACTGGAGcctgccaggctctgtgctTCCAGTGCCTGCAAGTAGTCCTTACCCCCCTTGCCCTCCAGCAATGCTGTTCCTACCCAAAAGTTAGAGGGAGTGTCAGCAggtgaaaggaaggaaaggcaacCTCTGTCCCCTGCTCTGATGGCTACATGTTGTTTGGCCCCTCTCTCCTCAGGATTTCTGCCTCTTCTCAGAGGCTCTGTTTTCAAGTCCCCCTGCCATTTGAtcaaggaagagctgcagatggACTGCAGGACCAGGACAAGGCCAGCACCTCGATGACCCAGTCACAAGGCAGGCCACCAGCTGAAATACCAGAACCATGGGGCCTGTTGCATCTGCTTCAAGCTCAAAGGGAAGGCCTCTGTCCACCATGGAAGGACAGAAAACAAGGAACCCACTTGCTGGGATTGCAGTTGGCAGCAAGGTCAGCAGCTGTCTGCTGCATGGCACGAGGCTGTGGGGAAGACCCTGCCCCTTCGCTGCCATGCTTTGGGTGGTGACCGCCCAGCCTCTGGGGGAACTTGGCTTACGCCCATGCTGAACCTGTGGCTGCATATACTGTCCCAGCATTGGCCTCTGGATCTTCCCAGGCCTTT
Coding sequences within it:
- the LOC127061228 gene encoding serine/threonine-protein kinase PAK 3-like yields the protein MKAMEKRQQEEMERMRKVLLQYRLAEQKQMEAGSAIKAAAAAASSEVASSPQPENRSMSSSPRSSQEREKQFLKLLKAKASPREWSWVADLLEVRVSVLKFASCILFLSGRVVSVGDPEKKYTRWKRVGSGGFGTVYKAFNAATGQAVAIKKLNLQHQGCEEVLMEILVLRESKNPNIVTYFESYLVNEAVLLVLEYMDGGSLADVVSMRRMAVGHIATVCQECLQGLAFLHANQVIHRDIKSDNILLGRDGSVKLADFGLCALLSPKQSKRRSMVGTPCWMAPEVMRREPYGPKVDTWSLGIVGIEMAKGEAPYVRETSDRANYLIAKQGVPNLHKFMLPPGLCEFLGCCLQMDADRRGSAKELLQHPFLQSAEPLLGLF